A window of the Gordonia humi genome harbors these coding sequences:
- a CDS encoding SRPBCC family protein — MTYDLAPFDEQFYDTAPMRYQIDVALPVASETAWAEFTRQNTLDWCRALTSVTFTSPEPHGVGTTRSVVLAPGVVKMDEEFFIWDEDPATSTYRHGFRGIRANIPGLRRFGEYTEVSPADHGCRLIWKFAMELGGAGLPSFLSSPIANGAFGTVETDTIRHFSKV, encoded by the coding sequence ATGACATACGATCTCGCACCCTTCGACGAGCAGTTCTACGACACCGCTCCCATGCGCTACCAGATCGACGTGGCGCTGCCCGTCGCATCGGAGACGGCGTGGGCGGAGTTCACTCGGCAGAACACACTCGACTGGTGCCGAGCACTGACGTCGGTCACCTTCACCTCACCCGAGCCGCACGGTGTCGGCACGACGCGCTCGGTGGTCCTCGCACCCGGCGTCGTCAAGATGGACGAGGAGTTCTTCATCTGGGACGAGGACCCGGCGACCTCGACCTACCGCCACGGATTCCGCGGCATACGCGCCAACATCCCCGGCCTGCGCAGGTTCGGCGAGTACACCGAGGTCTCACCGGCCGACCACGGGTGCAGACTGATTTGGAAGTTCGCGATGGAACTCGGCGGCGCCGGTCTGCCGTCGTTCCTGTCCTCCCCCATCGCCAACGGCGCTTTCGGCACCGTCGAGACGGACACGATCAG
- a CDS encoding helix-turn-helix transcriptional regulator, producing MDETRWEPLEWGTYAHSLGHRLVVIRKIRKYSQEDLAERAGLHRNQISNLERGTGNGGLRVSDPVLSTVYRLARALDVPPAYLLPDLRSPVALRSAEQTSRIELSAVEVQLRDLLERQFGDGA from the coding sequence GTGGACGAGACGCGTTGGGAACCTCTGGAGTGGGGCACGTACGCGCACTCGCTGGGACATCGTCTCGTCGTGATCCGCAAGATCAGGAAGTACTCCCAAGAAGATCTCGCCGAGCGCGCGGGTCTGCACCGCAATCAGATCTCGAACCTCGAGCGGGGCACGGGCAACGGTGGGCTCCGGGTGTCCGATCCGGTGCTGTCCACCGTGTATCGGCTTGCGCGAGCGCTCGACGTGCCGCCCGCCTACCTGTTGCCGGATCTGCGGTCGCCCGTCGCGCTCCGCTCTGCCGAACAGACTTCGCGTATCGAATTGTCCGCGGTCGAGGTGCAGTTGCGCGACCTGCTGGAGCGACAGTTCGGCGACGGCGCGTAA
- the greA gene encoding transcription elongation factor GreA produces the protein MTDSQVTWLTPESYDRLKGELDSLIANRPVIAAEINERREEGDLKENGGYHAAREEQGQQEARIRQLQDLLNNAKVGEAPTQSGVALPGSVVTVYYDGDESDKETFLIATREEGSSSDLEIYSPSSPLGAAIIDATVGESRSYTVPSGATVTVTLVSAEPYHS, from the coding sequence ATGACTGATTCCCAGGTGACCTGGTTGACGCCCGAGTCGTACGACCGCCTGAAGGGTGAGCTGGATTCGCTGATCGCGAATCGCCCAGTCATTGCCGCCGAGATCAATGAGCGTCGTGAAGAAGGCGACCTCAAGGAGAACGGCGGCTACCATGCAGCCCGTGAGGAGCAGGGACAGCAGGAGGCGCGCATTCGCCAGCTGCAGGATCTGCTGAACAACGCCAAGGTCGGCGAGGCGCCGACTCAGTCGGGCGTCGCCCTTCCGGGCTCGGTCGTCACCGTCTACTACGACGGCGACGAGTCCGACAAGGAGACCTTCCTGATCGCCACACGCGAAGAGGGGTCGTCCAGCGACCTCGAGATCTACTCGCCGAGTTCCCCGCTCGGTGCGGCGATCATCGACGCGACCGTCGGCGAGAGCCGCAGCTACACGGTGCCGAGCGGCGCCACGGTCACGGTCACGCTCGTCAGCGCTGAGCCGTACCACTCCTGA